One Vanessa cardui chromosome 17, ilVanCard2.1, whole genome shotgun sequence DNA window includes the following coding sequences:
- the LOC124536960 gene encoding uncharacterized protein LOC124536960 encodes MSKIALVVLRGCVFYGLFNMVTSEQLFLAEREFTGLEDARDENKEISDRTGAQANAVTSNMYRPKPNAIPAPSPNPVNLRECYVCTDCPKVLHNTSSKLCPYTLDVKKQGCVVYAEQYKYMKKPWYIRGCASERGSCADIRKAHSSHTDVVSLLSCHDCEGDKCNKNGASHLSDFTVAFLAMIVTPLLTKYTLS; translated from the exons ATGTCGAAGATTGCTCTAGTTGTTTTGAGAGGATGTGTTTTTTATGGATTATTTAATATGGTTACCTCAG aacaaCTATTCTTGGCCGAAAGAGAATTTACGGGTTTGGAAGATGCCAGAGATGAAAATAAAGAGATAAGTGATAGGACTGGAGCTCAAGCGAATGCTGTAACTAGCAACATGTACCGCCCCAAACCGAATGCGATACCAGCACCATCACCAAACCCAGTGAATCTTAGAGAGTGCTATGTGTGTACTGACTGTCCAAAAGTCTTACACAATACTTCTTCAAAGCTGTGTCCATATACTCTGGATGTTAAAAAACAAGGGTGTGTCGTTTATGCAGAACAGTATAAAT ataTGAAAAAACCATGGTACATTCGAGGCTGTGCGTCAGAAAGAGGTTCCTGTGCTGACATCAGAAAAGCGCACTCCTCTCACACTGATGTGGTCTCTTTGCTGTCTTGTCATGACTGTGAAGGAGACAAGTGCAATAAAAATGGTGCCTCTCACTTATCCGACTTTACAGTGGCATTCCTTGCTATGATCGTCACGCCTTTGTTGACGAAATATACACTTTcctaa
- the LOC124537049 gene encoding uncharacterized protein LOC124537049: protein MPEQLSFLQTNVNHSAGAQDLLLQSMVEWQVDLAVACEPYYVPPLPHWLGDSDETVAVLTRSGTGPPFSLIERGSGYVVVGRGEYIVVGTYFSPNRSLAEFETYLGLVRAAVARQSPKPIVVLGDLNAKSRAWGNPATNPRGRAVLVWALLSDLSLLNRGQVQTCVRHQGGFVVDVSFATPMAARRVVNWRVEEEFRTQGAPVTETMPPELLLRLVGELFPHPGGHVPPQMAPRSVIEDAVAPPLITEREMEMALSRLRAKNTAPELQRFLSQTLHLVEFPPIRVLHLVLSSAEP, encoded by the exons ATGCCAGAACAACTGAGCTTTCTCCAAACGAACGTCAACCACTCCGCCGGAGCGCAGGACCTTTTGCTGCAGTCCATGGTGGAGTGGCAGGTAGACCTGGCGGTGGCCTGCGAGCCCTACTACGTCCCTCCCCTACCTCATTGGCTGGGGGACTCGGACGAAACTGTGGCGGTTctcacgaggagcggaacggggccccctttctcactcatcgagaggggcTCGGGCTACGTAGTGGTTGGGCGGGGGGAGTACATCGTCGTCGGAACGTACTTCTCCCCgaaccgcagcctggctgagttcgagacctatctcggcttagtcagagctgcggtggccaggcagtcgccgaaaccgatagTGGTTCTCGGCGACctaaacgcgaagtcgcgtgcctggggcaaccccgccacgaatccgcgagggagggccgtcctggtgtgggccctgctctccgacctgtcccttctcaataGGGGGCAGGTTCAGACCTGCGTGCGCCATCAGGGGGGTTTCGTGGTGGACGTCTCGTTCGCCACCCCTATGGCAGCACGCAGAGTCGTCAattggagagtggaggaggag TTCCGCACAcaaggcgcccccgtcaccgagacgatgccgccggaactcctcctGCGCCTGGTCGGGGAACTCTTTCCCCACCCAGGGGGGCACGTCCCTCCACAGATGGCCCCCCGCTCCGTGATCGAAGACGCAGTGGCTCCACcactgatcacggagcgggagatggagatggccctcagTCGTCTGAGGGCCAAGaacacggcgccgg AATTGCAAAGATTTTTATCACAGACTCTGCATTTGGTTGAATTTCCACCAATTAGGGTATTGCATCTGGTGTTATCGTCCGCGGAGCCGTAG
- the LOC124537050 gene encoding fibrous sheath CABYR-binding protein-like: MAVTLEEAQAEEALAEEALAEEAQAEEALAAITVEEALAEEAQAEEALAAITVEEALAEEAQAEEALAAITVEEALAEEAQAAITVEEALAEEALAEEAQAAITVEEALAEEAQAEEALAEEAQAEEAQAEEAQAAITVEEAQAEEALAAITVEEALAEEAQAEEALAEEALAAITVEEALAEEAQAEEALAEEAQAEEAQAEEAQAAITVEEALAEEAQAEEALAAITVEEAQAEEALAAITVEEALAEEAQAAITVEEALAEEAQAEEAQAEEAQAAITVEEALAEEAQAEEALAAITVEEAQAEEALAAITVEEALAEEAQAAITVEEALAEEAQAEEAQAEEAQAAITVEEALAEEAQAEEALAAITVEEALAEEAQAEEALAEEAQAEEAQAEEAQAAITVEEAQAAITVEEALAEEAQAEEALAAITVEEALAEEAQAEEALAAITVEEAQAEEALAAITVEEALAEEAQAAITVEEALAEEAQAEEALAAITVEEALAEEAQAEEALAAITVEEAQAEEALAAITVEEALAEEAQAEEALAAITVEEAQAAITVEEALAAITVEEALAPITVEEALAEEAQAAITVEEAQAAITVEEALAEEAQAEEALAAITVEEALAEEAQAVKTALEV; the protein is encoded by the coding sequence ATGGCGGTAACACTGGAGGAGGCACAGGCGGAGGAGGCACTGGCGGAGGAGGCACTGGCGGAGGAGGCACAGGCGGAGGAGGCACTGGCGGCGATAACAGTGGAGGAGGCACTGGCGGAGGAGGCACAGGCGGAGGAGGCACTGGCGGCGATAACAGTGGAGGAGGCACTGGCGGAGGAGGCACAGGCGGAGGAGGCACTGGCGGCGATAACAGTGGAGGAGGCACTGGCGGAGGAGGCACAGGCGGCGATAACAGTGGAGGAGGCACTGGCGGAGGAGGCACTGGCGGAGGAGGCACAGGCGGCGATAACAGTGGAGGAGGCACTGGCGGAGGAGGCACAGGCGGAGGAGGCACTGGCGGAGGAGGCACAGGCGGAGGAGGCACAGGCGGAGGAGGCACAGGCGGCGATAACAGTGGAGGAGGCACAGGCGGAGGAGGCACTGGCGGCGATAACAGTGGAGGAGGCACTGGCGGAGGAGGCACAGGCGGAGGAGGCACTGGCGGAGGAGGCACTGGCGGCGATAACAGTGGAGGAGGCACTGGCGGAGGAGGCACAGGCGGAGGAGGCACTGGCGGAGGAGGCACAGGCGGAGGAGGCACAGGCGGAGGAGGCACAGGCGGCGATAACAGTGGAGGAGGCACTGGCGGAGGAGGCACAGGCGGAGGAGGCACTGGCGGCGATAACAGTGGAGGAGGCACAGGCGGAGGAGGCACTGGCGGCGATAACAGTGGAGGAGGCACTGGCGGAGGAGGCACAGGCGGCGATAACAGTGGAGGAGGCACTGGCGGAGGAGGCACAGGCGGAGGAGGCACAGGCGGAGGAGGCACAGGCGGCGATAACAGTGGAGGAGGCACTGGCGGAGGAGGCACAGGCGGAGGAGGCACTGGCGGCGATAACAGTGGAGGAGGCACAGGCGGAGGAGGCACTGGCGGCGATAACAGTGGAGGAGGCACTGGCGGAGGAGGCACAGGCGGCGATAACAGTGGAGGAGGCACTGGCGGAGGAGGCACAGGCGGAGGAGGCACAGGCGGAGGAGGCACAGGCGGCGATAACAGTGGAGGAGGCACTGGCGGAGGAGGCACAGGCGGAGGAGGCACTGGCGGCGATAACAGTGGAGGAGGCACTGGCGGAGGAGGCACAGGCGGAGGAGGCACTGGCGGAGGAGGCACAGGCGGAGGAGGCACAGGCGGAGGAGGCACAGGCGGCGATAACAGTGGAGGAGGCACAGGCGGCGATAACAGTGGAGGAGGCACTGGCGGAGGAGGCACAGGCGGAGGAGGCACTGGCGGCGATAACAGTGGAGGAGGCACTGGCGGAGGAGGCACAGGCGGAGGAGGCACTGGCGGCGATAACAGTGGAGGAGGCACAGGCGGAGGAGGCACTGGCGGCGATAACAGTGGAGGAGGCACTGGCGGAGGAGGCACAGGCGGCGATAACAGTGGAGGAGGCACTGGCGGAGGAGGCACAGGCGGAGGAGGCACTGGCGGCGATAACAGTGGAGGAGGCACTGGCGGAGGAGGCACAGGCGGAGGAGGCACTGGCGGCGATAACAGTGGAGGAGGCACAGGCGGAGGAGGCACTGGCGGCGATAACAGTGGAGGAGGCACTGGCGGAGGAGGCACAGGCGGAGGAGGCACTGGCGGCGATAACAGTGGAGGAGGCACAGGCGGCGATAACAGTGGAGGAGGCACTGGCGGCGATAACAGTGGAGGAGGCACTGGCGCCGATAACAGTGGAGGAGGCACTGGCGGAGGAGGCACAGGCGGCGATAACAGTGGAGGAGGCACAGGCGGCGATAACAGTGGAGGAGGCACTGGCGGAGGAGGCACAGGCGGAGGAGGCACTGGCGGCGATAACAGTGGAGGAGGCACTGGCGGAGGAGGCACAGGCGGTGAAGACGGCGTTAGAAGTTTAA